A window of the Pseudomonas gozinkensis genome harbors these coding sequences:
- the maiA gene encoding maleylacetoacetate isomerase: protein MDLYTYYRSTSSYRVRIALALKGLDYQALPVNLIAPPGGEHRQPAYLAINSQGRVPALRTDDGKLLIQSPAIIEYLEERYPQVPLLPEDLVARARVRGVAAVIGCDVHPLHNVSVLNRLRGLGHDEPQVNEWIGHWISQGLATVEQLIGDSGFCFGEWPCVADVYLIPQLYAAERFNVSLEAYPRIRRVAALAAEHPAFIAAHPANQPDTP from the coding sequence ATGGATCTCTATACCTATTACCGTTCCACCTCGTCGTACCGGGTGCGGATCGCGCTGGCACTCAAGGGCCTCGACTACCAGGCATTGCCGGTCAACCTGATCGCACCGCCCGGTGGCGAGCATCGGCAACCGGCGTACCTGGCGATCAATTCGCAGGGTCGGGTGCCGGCGCTGCGCACTGATGACGGCAAGTTACTGATTCAATCGCCGGCGATCATCGAGTATCTGGAAGAGCGTTATCCACAGGTGCCGCTGCTACCCGAAGACCTCGTTGCCCGCGCCCGGGTGCGCGGCGTGGCGGCGGTGATCGGTTGCGATGTGCATCCGCTGCACAACGTCAGCGTGCTCAATCGTCTGCGCGGTCTGGGGCATGACGAGCCGCAGGTCAACGAGTGGATCGGCCACTGGATCAGCCAGGGGCTGGCGACGGTTGAGCAGTTGATCGGCGACAGCGGCTTCTGTTTCGGCGAGTGGCCGTGTGTGGCGGACGTGTACCTGATTCCGCAGCTGTACGCGGCCGAGCGGTTCAACGTTTCGCTGGAGGCTTACCCACGGATTCGTCGGGTAGCTGCGTTGGCTGCTGAGCATCCGGCGTTCATTGCGGCTCATCCGGCGAATCAGCCGGACACGCCGTAA
- a CDS encoding IclR family transcriptional regulator, with the protein MEKTSDSNGKQKVRSAEVGTDILKALAELSPSTSLSRLAEHVQMPASKVHRYLQALIASGFAEQNTATNHYGLGREALRVGLAALNSMDVLKVAALPLAELRDELNETCFLAVWGNQGATVVHIEPAVRAVTVVTQLGSVLPLLSSSTGLVFSTYLPHRETDELREQEIASGGHPLADEKAYAALCEQIRERGLHHVHGLLMPGVDALSAPVFNALGQIAAVLTIVGPTSLFHADENGPAAQRLLAATRAVSWRMGHEPQA; encoded by the coding sequence ATGGAAAAAACCAGCGACAGCAACGGCAAACAGAAAGTCCGCTCCGCCGAAGTCGGCACCGACATCCTCAAGGCCCTGGCCGAGTTGTCGCCGTCCACTTCGCTGTCGCGTCTGGCCGAACATGTGCAGATGCCGGCGAGCAAGGTTCACCGCTATCTGCAGGCATTGATCGCCAGTGGTTTCGCCGAACAGAACACTGCCACCAACCACTACGGCCTCGGCCGTGAAGCGCTGCGCGTGGGCCTGGCCGCACTCAACAGTATGGACGTGCTGAAAGTCGCCGCCCTGCCGCTGGCCGAGTTGCGCGACGAACTCAACGAAACCTGCTTTTTGGCGGTCTGGGGCAATCAGGGCGCGACCGTGGTGCACATCGAGCCGGCGGTGCGCGCGGTGACGGTGGTGACGCAACTGGGCTCTGTGTTGCCGCTGCTCAGTTCCTCCACCGGTCTGGTGTTCAGCACTTACCTGCCGCATCGGGAAACCGACGAATTGCGCGAACAGGAAATCGCCAGCGGCGGCCATCCGCTGGCGGACGAAAAAGCCTATGCGGCGTTGTGCGAACAGATCCGCGAACGCGGTCTGCATCATGTGCATGGCTTGCTGATGCCCGGTGTCGATGCCCTGTCGGCACCGGTGTTCAACGCCCTCGGTCAGATCGCTGCGGTGTTGACCATCGTCGGCCCGACCTCGTTGTTCCACGCAGACGAAAACGGCCCGGCGGCGCAGCGGTTGCTGGCGGCGACGCGGGCCGTGAGTTGGCGGATGGGGCATGAGCCGCAAGCCTGA
- the hmgA gene encoding homogentisate 1,2-dioxygenase, giving the protein MNLDSALAYQSGFGNEFSSEALPGALPVGQNSPQKAPYGLYTELFSGTAFTMTRSEARRTWMYRIQPSANHPAFVKLERQLAGGPLGEVTPNRLRWNPLEIPGEPTDFIDGLVSMAANSGAEKPAGISIYHYCANRSMERVFFNADGELLLVPQLGRLRIATELGVLEVAPLEIAVLPRGLKFRVELLDPQARGYVAENHGAPLRLPDLGPIGSNGLANPRDFLTPVAAYENLQQPTTLVQKFLGQLWGTELNHSPLNVVAWHGNNVPYKYDLRRFNTIGTVSFDHPDPSIFTVLTSPTSVHGLANLDFVIFPPRWMVAENTFRPPWFHRNLMNEFMGLIQGEYDAKAEGFVPGGASLHSCMSAHGPDGETCTKAINADLKPAKIDNTMAFMFETSQVLRPSRFALDCPQLQSTYDACWATLPATFDPTRR; this is encoded by the coding sequence ATGAACCTCGATTCAGCCCTGGCTTACCAGTCCGGTTTCGGTAACGAATTCAGCTCCGAAGCGTTGCCCGGCGCACTGCCCGTCGGCCAGAACTCCCCGCAGAAAGCCCCGTACGGTCTGTACACCGAACTGTTCTCCGGCACCGCGTTCACCATGACCCGCAGCGAAGCGCGGCGTACCTGGATGTACCGGATCCAGCCGTCGGCCAATCACCCGGCGTTCGTCAAACTGGAGCGGCAACTGGCGGGCGGGCCGTTGGGTGAAGTCACCCCGAATCGCCTGCGCTGGAACCCGCTGGAGATCCCGGGCGAACCGACCGACTTCATAGATGGCCTGGTGAGCATGGCAGCCAACTCCGGCGCCGAGAAACCTGCCGGCATCAGCATCTATCACTACTGCGCCAACCGTTCGATGGAACGGGTGTTCTTCAACGCCGACGGCGAGCTGCTGCTGGTGCCGCAACTTGGGCGCCTGCGCATCGCCACCGAACTGGGTGTGCTGGAAGTGGCGCCGCTGGAAATCGCCGTGCTGCCACGGGGCTTGAAATTCCGGGTAGAACTGCTCGATCCGCAAGCGCGCGGTTATGTCGCCGAGAACCATGGCGCGCCACTGCGTCTGCCGGATCTTGGGCCGATCGGCAGCAACGGCCTGGCCAATCCGCGGGACTTCCTGACCCCGGTCGCCGCCTATGAAAACCTGCAACAACCGACCACCCTGGTGCAGAAATTCCTCGGCCAGTTGTGGGGCACCGAACTCAATCACTCGCCGCTGAACGTGGTCGCCTGGCACGGCAACAACGTGCCGTACAAATATGACCTGCGCCGCTTCAACACCATCGGCACCGTCAGTTTCGATCACCCGGACCCGTCGATCTTCACCGTGCTGACCTCGCCGACCAGCGTCCACGGTCTGGCCAACCTCGACTTCGTGATCTTCCCGCCGCGCTGGATGGTGGCCGAGAACACCTTCCGTCCGCCGTGGTTCCACCGCAACCTGATGAACGAATTCATGGGTCTGATCCAGGGCGAATACGACGCCAAGGCCGAAGGCTTCGTGCCCGGCGGCGCGTCCCTGCACAGCTGCATGAGCGCCCACGGCCCGGACGGCGAGACCTGCACCAAAGCCATCAACGCGGACCTCAAACCGGCGAAGATCGACAACACCATGGCCTTCATGTTCGAGACCAGCCAGGTGCTGCGCCCAAGCCGCTTCGCCCTCGACTGTCCGCAACTGCAATCCACTTACGACGCCTGCTGGGCCACGCTGCCTGCCACGTTCGACCCGACCCGGAGATAA
- the fahA gene encoding fumarylacetoacetase, translated as MTQNSITRSWVASANGHTEFPLQNLPLGVFSIEGSAPRAGVAIGEHIFDLQVALEAGLFDGVARSAVEAMHGGQLNAFFELGRDARVALRERLLELFSEGSTHRGNVEAQGAKLLPLAADCQMHLPARISDYTDFYVGIEHAQNVGKLFRPDNPLLPNYKHVPIGYHGRASTVRASGADVRRPKGQTLPAGATEPTFGPCARLDYELELGIWIGQGNEMGEPVAIGDAAEHIAGFCLLNDWSARDIQAWEYQPLGPFLSKSFITSVSPWVVTAEALAPFRTAQPARPQGDPQPLPYLLDKRDQDGGAFDIELEVLLLTEKMREQNLPAHRLTLSNTRYMYWTVAQMVAHHSVNGCQLQAGDLFGSGTLSGPENGQFGSLLEITEGGKKPIELASGEVRKFLEDGDEIILRARCAREGFASIGFGECRGTVLAAR; from the coding sequence ATGACTCAGAATTCCATCACCCGCAGCTGGGTCGCTTCGGCCAACGGCCACACCGAATTCCCGCTGCAGAACCTGCCACTGGGCGTGTTCAGCATCGAAGGCTCGGCACCGCGTGCGGGCGTGGCGATTGGCGAACACATCTTTGATCTGCAAGTGGCGCTGGAGGCCGGGCTGTTCGATGGCGTCGCGCGCAGCGCGGTTGAAGCCATGCACGGCGGTCAGTTGAACGCCTTCTTCGAACTCGGTCGCGACGCTCGTGTTGCCTTGCGTGAACGTCTGCTGGAACTGTTCAGCGAGGGCAGCACTCATCGCGGCAATGTCGAAGCCCAAGGCGCGAAACTGCTGCCGCTGGCTGCCGATTGCCAGATGCACCTGCCGGCGCGCATCAGTGACTACACCGACTTCTACGTCGGCATCGAGCACGCGCAAAACGTCGGCAAACTGTTCCGCCCGGACAACCCGCTGCTGCCGAACTACAAACACGTGCCGATCGGCTACCACGGTCGTGCCTCCACCGTGCGCGCCTCCGGTGCCGACGTGCGCCGTCCGAAAGGCCAGACCTTGCCGGCCGGTGCGACCGAACCGACCTTCGGCCCGTGCGCGCGTCTGGACTATGAGCTGGAGCTGGGGATCTGGATCGGTCAGGGCAACGAGATGGGCGAGCCGGTCGCCATCGGTGACGCCGCTGAACACATCGCCGGTTTCTGTCTGCTCAACGACTGGTCGGCCCGTGACATCCAGGCCTGGGAATACCAGCCGCTCGGTCCGTTCCTGTCCAAGAGCTTCATCACCAGCGTCTCGCCATGGGTGGTGACCGCCGAAGCGCTGGCGCCATTCCGCACCGCGCAACCGGCGCGTCCGCAGGGTGATCCGCAGCCGCTGCCGTACCTGCTCGACAAACGCGATCAGGATGGCGGTGCCTTCGACATCGAACTGGAGGTGCTGCTGCTCACCGAGAAAATGCGCGAGCAGAACCTGCCGGCCCATCGCCTGACCCTGAGCAACACTCGCTACATGTACTGGACCGTTGCACAAATGGTCGCGCACCACAGCGTCAACGGCTGCCAGTTGCAGGCCGGTGACCTGTTCGGGTCGGGCACCTTGTCCGGCCCTGAAAACGGCCAGTTCGGCAGCCTGCTGGAAATCACCGAGGGCGGCAAAAAGCCGATCGAACTGGCCTCCGGTGAGGTGCGTAAGTTCCTTGAAGACGGCGACGAAATCATCCTGCGCGCCCGTTGCGCCCGCGAAGGTTTTGCCTCGATCGGTTTCGGCGAATGCCGTGGCACCGTGCTGGCGGCACGCTGA
- a CDS encoding LuxR C-terminal-related transcriptional regulator, with protein sequence MTAMTHAPDRPGFLPRLSAHHLPRPRLTASLLDSAARVRLICAPAGSGKSTLFTECLLQAPAECTVCWLPLAGMSMSVEVFCERLAQALGLVAVDESSLMHELTRWSSPVWLFIDDYCRIEEPALDALIDRMLALASPAVTWWIGTRRRPRCNWPRLLLDDALYECESAALALSRGEIAQLLRHLPPAQADDVAGRILQRSGGWCAGVRILLMQKCDWSQKTLPQQRMDTLLEYLQHEMFSGLSPELAEVWRVLAHLPRFNASLCDHLFGAGEGAQWMRTLQTLGCFIEPWQGAPDWLQVCAPLSRLMREEPWSAGRSWHRRACQWFAAGQHWKCAFEQALLAEEYEVAVSLLQHFSFEHLFEEQTVVLLLRLYEQRGEELLLGSAQLVGLITAALLFSGRFAQAADCIGQLARFLPPPSAGQQRQLIARWQAQQGWLLHLQGRMEEAREHFEQALNDLSPQAWTARLLCLSGRTQQALLCGDLELAHSINREALCLARAEGSLLFEALLELDHAQLLEQRGGAARAEELLANLCEMLCSSVERPTPLLGRIALRRGRLALSMGQQDRAAGFFQQGLDDCLRSFDKRVLYGFLGRAQLAADQGDYSQAFMHLRDAERLMQQRQIPDTVYRGALLHASSEFWLQQGRPELAREALSRVLRHYRGPHARQAPPATLELIPRIECLLILAEIRLRQAQRPLVRLLALLESAQSRGMVRLEAELLMTLTEAALILGEPDQARKCFEQGIQIIQRCNLQQQLTGLYGRCTEIPLHWRVAGTAAERAGEQCMSVNPLSQRELKVLELIAFGDSNQQIAEKLFISLHTVKTHVRRIHGKLGVERRTQAVAKAKLLSLC encoded by the coding sequence ATGACCGCCATGACCCACGCTCCGGATCGTCCGGGATTTTTGCCCAGACTCTCCGCTCATCATCTTCCGCGTCCACGGCTGACTGCATCACTGCTCGACTCTGCGGCAAGGGTTCGGCTGATCTGCGCACCGGCCGGCAGTGGCAAGAGCACGCTGTTTACCGAATGCCTGTTGCAGGCGCCTGCCGAATGTACGGTGTGCTGGCTGCCGTTGGCGGGCATGTCGATGAGTGTCGAGGTATTTTGCGAGCGGCTGGCGCAGGCTCTGGGGCTGGTGGCTGTGGATGAGTCGTCGCTGATGCATGAGCTGACGCGCTGGTCCTCGCCCGTCTGGCTGTTTATCGACGATTACTGTCGTATCGAGGAGCCCGCGCTGGATGCTCTGATCGATCGCATGCTGGCGCTCGCCAGTCCCGCCGTCACCTGGTGGATCGGTACGCGCCGACGTCCGCGCTGCAACTGGCCGCGCCTGCTGCTCGATGACGCCTTGTACGAATGCGAAAGCGCGGCGCTGGCGTTGAGTCGCGGCGAGATCGCACAACTGTTGCGTCATCTGCCGCCAGCCCAGGCCGATGACGTGGCCGGGCGGATCCTCCAGCGCAGCGGTGGGTGGTGCGCCGGGGTGCGGATACTGTTGATGCAAAAATGCGACTGGTCGCAAAAGACCTTGCCGCAGCAACGCATGGACACTTTGCTGGAATATCTGCAACACGAGATGTTCAGTGGATTGAGCCCGGAGCTGGCCGAGGTCTGGCGCGTGCTGGCGCATTTGCCGCGGTTCAACGCCAGCCTGTGCGATCACCTGTTCGGTGCAGGCGAAGGCGCACAGTGGATGCGTACTTTGCAAACGCTCGGGTGTTTTATCGAGCCTTGGCAAGGGGCGCCGGACTGGTTGCAAGTGTGCGCTCCGCTGTCGCGTCTTATGCGCGAAGAACCCTGGTCTGCCGGACGTTCCTGGCATCGTCGGGCCTGCCAGTGGTTTGCTGCCGGGCAGCATTGGAAATGCGCCTTCGAACAGGCGTTGCTGGCCGAAGAGTACGAGGTCGCGGTGAGCCTGCTGCAACACTTCAGTTTCGAGCATTTGTTCGAGGAGCAGACGGTCGTGCTGTTGTTGCGTCTGTACGAGCAACGCGGCGAGGAACTGCTTCTGGGTTCGGCACAACTGGTCGGGCTGATCACGGCGGCGCTGCTGTTCTCCGGTCGCTTTGCCCAGGCGGCGGACTGCATCGGACAACTGGCGCGTTTTTTACCGCCTCCGTCGGCGGGTCAGCAACGGCAACTGATCGCCCGCTGGCAGGCTCAGCAAGGCTGGCTGTTGCACCTGCAAGGACGGATGGAGGAGGCGCGCGAGCATTTCGAGCAAGCCTTGAACGATCTGTCACCGCAAGCCTGGACGGCACGCCTGCTGTGTCTGTCGGGCCGCACTCAGCAGGCGTTGCTGTGCGGTGATCTGGAGTTGGCTCACTCGATCAATCGTGAAGCTCTGTGTCTGGCCCGGGCTGAGGGGTCATTGTTGTTCGAAGCGTTGCTGGAACTTGATCATGCCCAACTGCTGGAGCAGCGTGGTGGGGCTGCCCGAGCCGAAGAGTTGCTGGCCAATCTTTGCGAAATGCTCTGCTCGTCCGTCGAGCGACCGACGCCGCTGCTGGGGCGCATCGCCCTGCGTCGCGGGCGGCTGGCGCTGAGCATGGGACAGCAGGATCGGGCAGCCGGGTTCTTTCAACAAGGGCTCGACGACTGTCTGCGCAGCTTTGACAAGCGCGTGCTTTACGGCTTTCTCGGTCGGGCGCAACTGGCCGCCGATCAGGGGGATTACTCGCAGGCGTTCATGCACCTGCGCGATGCCGAACGGCTGATGCAGCAGCGACAGATTCCGGACACGGTTTATCGCGGGGCCTTGTTGCACGCCAGCAGTGAATTCTGGCTGCAACAAGGGCGGCCGGAACTGGCTCGCGAGGCGCTGAGTCGCGTACTCCGGCACTATCGCGGTCCCCACGCGCGACAGGCACCGCCGGCAACGCTGGAGCTGATCCCACGCATCGAGTGTTTGCTGATTCTGGCCGAAATCCGCTTGCGGCAGGCGCAACGGCCTCTGGTTCGGTTGCTTGCATTGCTGGAGTCGGCGCAGTCTCGCGGGATGGTCAGGCTGGAGGCCGAGTTGCTGATGACGCTGACCGAAGCGGCGTTGATCCTTGGAGAGCCGGACCAGGCCAGAAAGTGCTTCGAACAGGGCATTCAGATCATTCAACGCTGCAACCTGCAGCAACAGTTGACCGGGCTGTATGGTCGGTGCACGGAGATTCCCTTGCACTGGCGCGTCGCTGGAACGGCGGCGGAGCGGGCGGGCGAACAATGCATGTCGGTCAATCCCCTCAGTCAGCGAGAACTTAAAGTTCTGGAGCTGATTGCCTTTGGCGATTCCAATCAGCAAATTGCCGAGAAGTTGTTCATCTCATTGCATACAGTAAAAACTCATGTTCGACGCATACATGGAAAGCTGGGGGTTGAACGCCGGACTCAGGCAGTTGCGAAGGCAAAGTTGCTGAGTTTATGTTGA
- a CDS encoding dermonecrotic toxin domain-containing protein translates to MSVISKSSMVEAVLKNPDGRLALDEARRAGDELRMLLERSPSLRDVVRINLSERFVRLGRFFDVESLYIAAGDIKDDIHNRPSGSILDVFMQCLERGFYPAYIQGSDFVYSGPQTVDARSRIESIRITEVEAVLLQALQQVASYQASALRQYWSSPAHSESEESTSHKQLLETAFAEALRAELALTEVAGSLKSYQALRAAELLQARSPGGFKISLRSASGLTRDLVSGFVMSYSSIATSRIKLSGDAYGWFLYTPDNGFEYYSSSSDMHAGLCSRLAVAPDAITYPALSVSVFSHCVDSRLKDQEAQFAARIRSSEQRAEGFVRELENIQQVHAMHADLYQRIRALQTLVKRQEWPDWLKSASATVRNTYETLEASKEGYELEYVRVFDTLFSLRDFTVDRFGAWCESTLGMRLDPDAINVHSLYRINVGGRTIEQEDTRTLTEFIVIGLHDAANRATLRIEGAPADSGLTVTRLEGWLANRDLRVEFSRSLPHDTPQAFREAWYNYLHSQAEFALYVARHSARFSEADVELIKRTLQGDPSVEIRGVKLKYRPSILQNVLLFMPRTTKTRYALIKMPHGQFEWVKFADIFQFNRWLESMLSDNRAYAESLISPDELLAAGQLMGGGDTPLHYLYELDPVPGLIGLNTGEPLFSHGEVAYASEAARVRALAPAAYAYAGAQARQSYARLSTELRALSMVDSRENGYPTFEQFSRDLIKQRIEEVLLSRGQRVQVDPDKIMIQTDDFHLDLTTVLIEGRHFEVPATPGRSIDDNPRFYVTGVHPSIEKLDIRDLSSWSKTLRPGDHYTRFLQSEYLDRKHPGYEFKRAVHARKIRCEMHYDTCHQHYSGQLSLEVFRGIQRLLDNLEETAGNEGSPFPSNNAEGIYKFRLPGRRIVEGVYIFRISIYGKFHDYLYTPNAPDSVAIRSVDEFVGSIRLRFGPLREYYAARVKIEDWKVVNDYFDTLVATVNAVEPPQPEGAMRLSGLNMLHDDRIYRVLSDIDAQTTSLNEVIAGLVYDNVIFAANLISLVIPPVGVVVTAVEVFKSLYDGASAYELGDYQSALGHGKSALVGLVSLGKAAAAGKPVKVTPAQKTLFDLGKDARTVVGWMSQATGQKMGEKRLIEIIEQMMQDHQSRRSQTTVR, encoded by the coding sequence ATGAGTGTGATATCCAAGAGTTCAATGGTTGAAGCGGTGCTGAAAAACCCTGATGGGCGACTGGCACTGGATGAAGCAAGGCGTGCAGGAGATGAATTGAGGATGTTGCTGGAGCGTTCTCCTTCCTTGAGAGACGTTGTACGTATCAATCTCTCTGAACGGTTCGTGCGGCTGGGCAGGTTTTTTGATGTGGAGAGTCTTTATATTGCGGCAGGTGATATTAAGGATGATATCCATAACAGACCTTCTGGTTCGATACTCGACGTGTTCATGCAGTGTCTGGAGCGTGGATTTTATCCGGCCTATATTCAGGGAAGTGATTTTGTCTATTCCGGGCCGCAGACGGTAGATGCACGATCGAGAATCGAATCCATCAGGATTACGGAAGTTGAGGCTGTTCTGCTTCAGGCTTTGCAACAGGTGGCAAGTTATCAGGCGAGTGCACTTCGACAATACTGGAGCAGTCCGGCCCACAGCGAATCCGAAGAGTCGACATCTCACAAGCAATTGCTGGAAACGGCTTTCGCTGAAGCCTTGCGGGCCGAGTTGGCCCTGACGGAAGTAGCCGGTTCGCTCAAGAGCTACCAGGCGCTGCGCGCCGCCGAGTTACTGCAGGCCCGGTCACCCGGTGGATTCAAGATCAGTCTCCGCTCGGCGTCCGGACTGACGCGGGATCTGGTATCTGGCTTCGTCATGTCCTATTCCTCCATCGCTACTTCCCGGATCAAGCTGTCCGGCGACGCTTATGGCTGGTTCCTTTATACGCCGGACAACGGTTTTGAATATTACTCAAGCAGTTCCGATATGCATGCAGGATTGTGCAGCCGATTGGCAGTTGCACCTGATGCGATTACGTATCCTGCATTGTCGGTAAGCGTGTTCTCGCACTGTGTGGACAGTCGGCTCAAGGATCAGGAGGCTCAGTTTGCTGCGCGGATCAGATCCAGTGAGCAACGCGCAGAGGGATTTGTCCGCGAACTGGAAAACATTCAACAGGTTCATGCGATGCATGCCGATCTGTACCAGCGGATCAGGGCATTGCAAACGCTGGTCAAGCGCCAGGAGTGGCCAGACTGGTTGAAATCGGCCAGTGCAACAGTCCGAAATACCTACGAAACCCTCGAGGCTTCGAAGGAAGGGTATGAGCTCGAGTATGTCCGGGTGTTCGATACGCTGTTCTCGCTGCGTGATTTCACCGTGGACCGCTTCGGCGCCTGGTGTGAGAGCACATTGGGCATGCGCCTGGATCCGGATGCGATCAACGTCCACAGCCTGTACCGGATCAACGTCGGTGGTCGCACGATCGAGCAGGAGGATACTCGCACGTTGACCGAGTTCATCGTCATCGGCCTGCATGATGCCGCCAACCGCGCGACCTTGCGTATCGAAGGTGCTCCGGCTGACAGCGGGCTGACCGTCACCAGACTGGAGGGCTGGTTGGCCAACCGGGATCTGCGTGTGGAGTTCAGCAGATCCCTGCCTCACGATACTCCGCAAGCGTTTCGCGAGGCCTGGTACAACTATCTGCACAGTCAGGCGGAGTTCGCACTCTACGTCGCCCGACATTCTGCCCGTTTCAGTGAAGCTGACGTTGAATTGATCAAGCGCACTTTGCAGGGTGATCCTTCCGTGGAAATTCGCGGAGTGAAACTGAAGTACCGGCCATCGATCTTGCAGAACGTGCTGCTGTTCATGCCGCGCACAACCAAGACCCGTTATGCGTTGATCAAGATGCCTCACGGCCAGTTCGAATGGGTGAAGTTTGCCGACATCTTCCAGTTCAATCGCTGGCTGGAGTCCATGTTGTCCGATAACCGTGCCTATGCCGAATCGTTGATCTCGCCTGACGAACTGCTGGCTGCCGGCCAGTTGATGGGGGGCGGGGATACACCGCTGCACTACCTGTATGAACTGGATCCGGTGCCTGGACTCATTGGACTCAATACCGGTGAGCCGTTATTCAGTCATGGCGAAGTGGCGTATGCGAGTGAGGCCGCCCGGGTTCGTGCGTTGGCGCCGGCTGCCTACGCCTATGCCGGTGCGCAGGCGCGGCAAAGTTATGCCCGCCTCAGTACTGAACTCAGGGCATTGTCGATGGTGGATTCCCGGGAAAACGGCTATCCGACTTTCGAACAGTTTTCCCGTGATCTGATCAAGCAGCGGATTGAAGAGGTACTGCTTTCGCGAGGTCAGAGGGTCCAGGTCGATCCTGACAAAATCATGATCCAGACCGACGATTTTCATCTGGATCTGACCACCGTCCTGATCGAAGGACGCCACTTTGAAGTACCTGCGACGCCCGGCCGGTCGATTGATGACAACCCCAGGTTCTATGTGACCGGTGTTCATCCTTCGATTGAAAAACTGGACATAAGGGATCTTTCCAGTTGGTCGAAAACCTTGCGTCCCGGCGACCATTACACCCGGTTTCTGCAAAGTGAGTACCTGGATCGCAAGCATCCGGGCTATGAGTTCAAGCGAGCTGTGCATGCCAGGAAGATTCGCTGCGAGATGCACTACGACACCTGTCATCAGCATTACTCCGGTCAACTTTCACTGGAAGTTTTCAGGGGGATTCAACGGCTGCTCGACAACCTGGAGGAGACTGCAGGCAATGAGGGTTCTCCGTTTCCATCGAATAATGCAGAAGGGATTTACAAGTTCCGCTTGCCGGGCCGGCGAATCGTGGAAGGCGTCTATATTTTCCGGATCTCGATTTACGGGAAGTTCCATGACTACCTTTACACGCCCAATGCTCCGGACAGTGTGGCTATTCGCTCGGTTGACGAGTTTGTCGGCTCCATTCGTTTGCGCTTCGGGCCATTGCGTGAGTACTACGCGGCACGGGTGAAGATCGAAGACTGGAAGGTTGTGAATGATTACTTCGACACTCTGGTCGCTACGGTCAACGCCGTCGAGCCACCTCAGCCGGAGGGCGCGATGCGGTTGTCGGGCCTGAACATGCTCCATGATGACCGGATCTATCGCGTTCTCAGCGACATCGACGCGCAAACCACGAGTCTGAATGAGGTCATTGCCGGCCTGGTGTACGACAACGTGATTTTTGCCGCCAATCTCATCAGTCTTGTGATTCCCCCGGTCGGCGTAGTTGTGACGGCCGTGGAAGTGTTCAAGAGTCTTTACGACGGTGCCAGCGCTTATGAGCTGGGTGATTACCAGTCGGCCCTTGGACATGGAAAATCCGCACTGGTCGGACTGGTGAGCCTTGGAAAGGCCGCCGCTGCCGGCAAGCCGGTCAAGGTCACGCCTGCGCAAAAGACCTTGTTTGATCTGGGCAAGGATGCCAGGACTGTGGTGGGCTGGATGTCCCAGGCCACGGGCCAGAAGATGGGAGAAAAGCGCCTGATCGAGATCATCGAGCAAATGATGCAGGATCATCAAAGTCGCAGGAGTCAGACCACCGTACGCTGA